Proteins encoded in a region of the Novibacillus thermophilus genome:
- a CDS encoding ISLre2 family transposase, which translates to MKDIISTITMKELEQMTFRILQACFSQVMREILLEFDSIIAETRDKQRFYLKDKRPLKFESVYGSVELERNYYQDRETGKYVFLLDQYLNFDGTKGLSPVVQELAIELAVTGVSYRQAGQALEKLLGYPVISHEGIRQQLLNTEVVPEKDVVPLQQDVLFVEVDGLYTKRQRHKRKGKEEKMAAVHRGWEVENNRAKLVGKRHYVHQGTHPFWEGFETFLMETYAYDPTKHHLVINGDGASWITACRDYFRHNVTFVIDRFHVARDIRAIFRDHPRCRDIQKKHAAYDAEGLLLALNSAVGTIGDEKKEAHLEMLINQLSQYPEALRDYRERLQEKGIETEGFRPMGSAEGTMSVFAKRLKQGRSWSDNGLDKFIHVFVAIKDKLAIKILNGKWTSTVETEGEQRQETQPPKHFVEKLKDCAQEATRGNIAYLQQAIGKPIVAALKGLQGV; encoded by the coding sequence ATGAAAGATATCATATCCACGATCACAATGAAAGAATTAGAACAAATGACCTTTCGCATTTTACAAGCATGTTTTTCCCAAGTGATGAGGGAAATCCTCCTCGAATTCGACAGCATCATTGCGGAAACAAGGGATAAACAACGGTTTTACCTCAAGGATAAACGGCCCTTAAAATTTGAGTCCGTCTACGGTTCCGTTGAACTAGAGAGGAATTACTACCAAGACCGAGAAACCGGTAAATACGTGTTTTTGCTGGATCAATACTTAAACTTTGACGGGACAAAAGGGCTGAGCCCCGTCGTGCAAGAACTGGCCATTGAACTGGCCGTAACCGGTGTTTCGTATCGTCAGGCGGGACAAGCTTTAGAGAAACTGTTGGGCTATCCCGTGATCAGTCATGAAGGCATCCGTCAACAACTGTTAAACACGGAAGTCGTACCAGAAAAGGACGTCGTCCCTTTACAACAAGACGTTCTGTTTGTCGAAGTGGATGGTCTCTACACCAAACGACAGAGGCATAAGCGAAAGGGCAAAGAAGAAAAAATGGCCGCCGTGCATCGAGGGTGGGAAGTCGAAAACAACCGTGCCAAACTGGTGGGAAAACGGCACTATGTCCATCAAGGAACACACCCGTTTTGGGAAGGATTCGAGACCTTTTTGATGGAGACATACGCGTACGATCCAACCAAGCACCATCTTGTCATTAACGGCGATGGCGCCTCGTGGATCACCGCCTGCCGCGACTATTTCAGGCACAATGTCACCTTCGTGATCGACCGTTTCCACGTGGCCCGCGACATCCGTGCCATTTTTCGCGATCATCCAAGATGCCGGGACATCCAGAAAAAACATGCCGCCTATGACGCTGAAGGCCTTTTGTTGGCATTAAACAGTGCCGTTGGTACCATTGGGGACGAAAAAAAAGAAGCACACCTCGAGATGCTTATAAACCAGCTCTCGCAGTATCCAGAAGCCCTAAGAGATTACCGGGAAAGGCTACAAGAAAAAGGGATCGAAACCGAAGGCTTTCGTCCCATGGGCAGTGCTGAAGGGACGATGAGCGTCTTTGCTAAACGCTTGAAACAGGGGCGCAGTTGGAGTGACAACGGATTGGACAAATTCATCCATGTGTTTGTCGCCATCAAAGACAAATTAGCGATTAAAATCTTGAATGGGAAATGGACATCCACCGTGGAGACTGAGGGAGAACAGCGGCAAGAGACACAACCACCGAAACATTTTGTAGAGAAATTAAAAGATTGTGCTCAAGAGGCGACACGTGGGAACATCGCTTATCTCCAGCAGGCCATTGGGAAGCCGATTGTGGCGGCGTTAAAGGGGCTTCAAGGTGTTTAG
- a CDS encoding OsmC family protein → MEFKMKENGFVTQTKYGELHISPDDQDGFHPFQLMVSSIVGCSATMLRKILTKMRITFKDINVSVLVERNETEARRIEKLHLHFEIFGKELRKEKIEKALVLSRKNCAMIQSVQGSIQVSESFEIVE, encoded by the coding sequence ATGGAATTTAAGATGAAAGAGAATGGTTTCGTCACGCAAACGAAATACGGAGAATTACATATATCTCCAGATGACCAAGATGGTTTCCATCCATTCCAACTGATGGTATCGTCTATTGTAGGATGCAGTGCCACAATGTTACGGAAAATATTGACTAAAATGCGGATAACATTTAAAGATATCAATGTGTCAGTTCTAGTGGAACGTAATGAAACAGAAGCGAGGCGCATCGAAAAGTTGCATTTGCATTTTGAGATCTTTGGAAAGGAACTGCGAAAGGAAAAGATCGAAAAAGCGCTTGTGCTTTCACGAAAGAATTGTGCCATGATTCAATCAGTTCAAGGTAGCATTCAGGTATCGGAATCGTTTGAAATAGTTGAATGA
- a CDS encoding cytochrome c biogenesis CcdA family protein, which produces MNAADVTLWLAFGAGVLSFVSPCCLPLYPSYISYITGVSVSQLRGDHQSTKIRKLTMFHTLFFIIGFSIIFYALGFAASWIGQLFQGQQDLIRMLAGILVIAMGLFVMGVFQPKFLMQEKKLSVSRKPAGYLGTTLVGVGFAAGWTPCIGPILGAVLGIATTNPSQALAYITAYTLGFAIPFFVMAFFIGRARWILKYSSKIMKVGGAVMVLTGVLLYTGHMTKITTTLIDLYGGFTGF; this is translated from the coding sequence GTGAATGCAGCAGATGTCACACTGTGGCTGGCGTTTGGGGCGGGGGTACTCTCGTTTGTGTCGCCGTGCTGTCTGCCGCTGTACCCGTCATATATCTCCTATATTACCGGGGTGTCGGTCAGCCAGCTAAGAGGTGATCATCAGTCAACCAAGATACGAAAATTAACGATGTTCCACACGCTGTTTTTTATTATCGGATTTTCGATTATCTTTTACGCTTTAGGGTTTGCCGCTTCCTGGATCGGCCAACTGTTTCAAGGCCAACAAGATTTGATTCGCATGTTGGCGGGGATCCTCGTGATCGCTATGGGATTGTTCGTCATGGGCGTGTTCCAGCCCAAGTTCTTAATGCAGGAGAAAAAATTGTCGGTCAGCCGGAAACCGGCCGGATATTTAGGTACAACACTTGTCGGTGTCGGATTTGCAGCTGGATGGACTCCTTGCATCGGGCCTATTTTGGGCGCTGTACTTGGGATAGCCACGACGAACCCGTCCCAGGCATTGGCTTACATTACCGCCTATACGCTCGGCTTTGCCATACCGTTTTTTGTGATGGCTTTTTTCATCGGACGTGCACGGTGGATTTTGAAGTACTCGTCCAAAATCATGAAAGTCGGTGGAGCGGTTATGGTGCTGACAGGTGTATTACTGTACACCGGCCACATGACCAAAATCACGACCACGTTGATCGACCTTTACGGCGGGTTTACGGGATTTTAA
- a CDS encoding TlpA family protein disulfide reductase has translation MMRWRNVLFGFIILLLVVGAVVVNQTGDEETAGQEEQQSTEPIQPDRDVKPQEGFAAPDFELETLAGDTVRLYENNGKPSLINFWASWCPPCKVEMPHLQEAYDQYGDDVNFHMVDLAFNDNFDNMTQYIEENNYTFPVPLDETGDVAMTYQAAAIPTTFIVDAEGIITHRIQGAMTEQQIQAIMDDLTD, from the coding sequence ATGATGCGCTGGAGAAATGTGCTCTTCGGTTTTATTATTTTGTTGCTCGTCGTCGGAGCGGTGGTCGTCAATCAGACAGGTGATGAAGAGACGGCGGGTCAGGAGGAGCAGCAAAGTACTGAACCGATTCAACCTGACCGAGATGTGAAACCACAGGAAGGGTTTGCCGCACCGGATTTTGAACTCGAGACATTAGCAGGAGACACGGTACGTCTATATGAAAATAACGGAAAGCCGTCGCTGATTAACTTTTGGGCTTCATGGTGTCCGCCGTGTAAGGTGGAAATGCCGCATTTGCAAGAAGCCTACGACCAGTATGGAGATGATGTGAATTTCCACATGGTGGACCTCGCGTTCAATGACAATTTTGACAATATGACCCAATATATTGAGGAAAACAATTACACGTTCCCTGTGCCTTTGGACGAAACAGGAGATGTCGCCATGACCTATCAGGCGGCTGCCATTCCGACAACGTTTATTGTCGATGCGGAAGGGATCATTACCCACCGCATTCAAGGCGCGATGACAGAGCAGCAGATTCAAGCGATCATGGATGATTTAACGGATTGA
- a CDS encoding tyrosine-type recombinase/integrase, which produces MVDRFVKEGLKGKSDTTVKTYEQALKQFERWLHGAGTDLEEYSRSDVQQYLDYLVANKKSAATINKIWNAIKKYSRWRGKEETIEDIAVVQPPSYYTEAPKSLSQVERNRLIREVDRSGNKRDFAIVQMLLNTGLRVSELVSLDRADVEIKERKGSVKVIGKGNKERIVPLNKEARRALQKYLDERTDSHPALFLSNRGQRISVRSVQYLLEKHDVHSHQLRHTFITGLVRNNEDIAVIQSMSGHSSTKMIVRYALPTEEDKMEAVEELWHQSK; this is translated from the coding sequence TTGGTTGATCGGTTTGTCAAAGAGGGGCTGAAAGGGAAATCGGACACAACCGTCAAAACATACGAACAGGCGTTAAAACAGTTCGAACGTTGGCTTCATGGGGCTGGAACGGATTTGGAAGAGTACTCTCGCTCGGATGTTCAGCAGTACCTTGACTACTTGGTCGCTAACAAGAAAAGTGCGGCCACCATCAACAAAATCTGGAACGCCATTAAAAAGTACAGCCGTTGGAGAGGGAAAGAAGAAACGATAGAGGATATTGCTGTTGTTCAACCTCCTTCATACTATACGGAAGCTCCAAAGAGTTTAAGCCAAGTAGAGCGGAACCGGCTCATCCGGGAAGTGGACCGTTCAGGAAACAAAAGAGATTTTGCTATCGTCCAGATGCTACTCAACACGGGATTGCGTGTTTCGGAATTGGTTTCACTGGACAGAGCGGACGTGGAGATCAAAGAGCGGAAAGGCTCGGTCAAGGTAATAGGGAAAGGGAACAAGGAACGGATTGTTCCTCTTAACAAGGAAGCCCGCCGAGCGTTGCAGAAATACCTTGACGAACGCACGGACTCTCATCCAGCCCTTTTTCTGAGCAATCGTGGTCAGCGGATCAGTGTCCGTAGCGTCCAGTACCTTTTGGAAAAGCATGATGTTCACTCTCATCAGCTAAGGCATACGTTCATTACCGGATTGGTGCGGAATAATGAGGATATTGCTGTGATCCAGTCCATGAGTGGACATTCTTCGACAAAGATGATCGTCAGATATGCCCTACCAACGGAAGAAGATAAAATGGAGGCGGTCGAAGAATTGTGGCACCAAAGTAAATAG
- a CDS encoding thermonuclease family protein: protein MDGDTLKATIDGKEETVRLILVDTPETVHPSKPVQPFGPEASDFAKETLEGKDVELELDVSERDQYGRVLAYVWIGDKMFNEMLLEKGLARIAIFPPDVKYVDRFREIESKARQKEIGIWSIENYATEEGYNETSETQGNTGNTSSAKASADCDDPKIKGNINSSGEKIYHVPGGQFYDVTNPEEMFCTEEEAQAAGYRKSKR, encoded by the coding sequence GTGGATGGGGATACACTTAAAGCAACCATCGACGGCAAGGAAGAAACCGTAAGATTAATCCTTGTCGACACACCAGAGACGGTTCATCCGTCGAAACCCGTACAACCATTCGGTCCGGAAGCCTCCGATTTTGCAAAGGAAACACTGGAAGGAAAAGATGTTGAGCTGGAACTGGATGTATCAGAACGTGATCAATACGGGAGAGTACTAGCTTATGTATGGATCGGCGATAAAATGTTCAATGAAATGTTGCTTGAAAAAGGATTAGCAAGAATAGCTATCTTCCCTCCGGATGTGAAATATGTTGACCGCTTCAGGGAAATTGAGAGCAAAGCTCGTCAGAAAGAAATTGGGATATGGAGCATAGAAAACTACGCAACAGAGGAAGGTTATAACGAAACGTCAGAAACCCAGGGGAATACAGGGAATACGTCGTCAGCAAAAGCTAGTGCTGATTGCGATGATCCCAAAATTAAAGGGAACATCAACTCAAGTGGCGAAAAGATTTATCATGTACCAGGCGGACAATTTTACGATGTAACGAATCCGGAAGAAATGTTTTGTACCGAAGAAGAAGCGCAGGCGGCGGGGTATCGGAAATCGAAACGTTAA
- a CDS encoding HNH endonuclease, with protein MGEQLDRGMEGGGRMFYNLPLELNTEDWVNILSDQEVTTKVDFNILKVVFESKNHELTASEIASQLKLPHHVAINSQISRFSKRIVYKTGIQPPKLDEDKPKWWHIPFLGYNKNGKFPWIMRPELVKAFERFLDEEINDEHVYLDEVIHDEASLMSEGIVKQVFVNRYERNRAARNKCIEHYGSQCVICGFDFEEVYGPIGKNKIHVHHLVPLSKIKHDYKVNPIYDLRPVCPNCHLIIHSKKEAFTIELNFRSSILVNKP; from the coding sequence GTGGGTGAACAATTAGATAGAGGAATGGAAGGAGGAGGAAGAATGTTTTACAATCTACCTTTAGAACTCAACACTGAAGATTGGGTCAATATACTTTCGGACCAAGAAGTAACAACTAAAGTAGATTTTAACATTCTAAAAGTAGTTTTTGAGAGCAAAAACCATGAGCTGACAGCATCTGAAATTGCTTCACAGTTAAAATTACCCCATCATGTAGCAATAAACTCACAAATCAGTCGTTTTAGTAAGCGGATTGTTTATAAAACCGGAATTCAACCTCCGAAATTGGATGAGGATAAACCGAAATGGTGGCATATCCCATTTTTAGGATACAACAAAAATGGGAAATTTCCTTGGATTATGCGACCCGAACTTGTAAAGGCGTTTGAAAGGTTTTTGGATGAAGAAATTAACGATGAGCATGTTTATTTAGATGAGGTTATACATGATGAAGCTTCTTTAATGTCAGAAGGAATAGTTAAGCAGGTTTTTGTGAACCGTTATGAAAGAAACAGAGCCGCTAGAAATAAATGTATTGAACATTATGGGAGCCAATGTGTAATTTGTGGTTTTGACTTTGAGGAAGTGTATGGACCTATAGGTAAAAATAAAATCCATGTCCACCATCTTGTACCTTTATCAAAAATAAAACATGACTACAAGGTAAATCCTATTTATGATTTGCGTCCTGTATGCCCAAATTGCCATCTTATTATTCATAGTAAGAAGGAGGCTTTTACTATAGAACTCAACTTTCGCAGCTCAATTTTGGTAAATAAGCCTTGA
- a CDS encoding transposase encodes MITNNRLNNQLPKEVKAIFDELEILKYLRKVGINKGFGYSCAYLFQLVFSLVFEGKNLFRLLQSKKAKDLPEKNAIYRFLNNPQYNWRRFLLVLSTFTIMKVSSLTRHDRPKVLIVDDSSYERNRSKKVELLARCFDHSSQKMRYYKGFRMLTLGWSDGATFLPIDFALLSSTNSQINGIDNRIDKRTSGYKRRVEALQKAPEVIPNMIKRALSQGIDASYVLMDTWFTQQPLIKSIVDQGLDVIGMVKDTKQRYQVNGEWVSLKKLYQTAKPSQHQKGILRSIHTTMANGVPVKVVFIRNRNKKRQWLAILSTDCTLSDQEIIRIYGIRWDIEVFFKTVKSLLKLQKEFQGRSYDSMISHTTIVFTRYIVLSWQNRVSTDYRTLGGIFYELCDEIDELDWAFALQLLIEILEDALQNVNQKIKKFIESQLRKWIVVLPNYIKAYLPKLSCES; translated from the coding sequence ATGATAACGAATAACAGACTGAACAATCAACTACCAAAAGAAGTAAAAGCTATATTTGATGAACTTGAAATCTTAAAATATTTAAGGAAAGTGGGAATTAACAAGGGTTTCGGTTATTCCTGCGCCTATTTATTCCAGCTAGTTTTTAGTTTGGTTTTTGAAGGCAAAAATTTGTTTCGACTTCTTCAAAGTAAAAAAGCTAAAGATTTGCCGGAAAAAAACGCTATTTATCGCTTCTTAAATAACCCTCAATACAATTGGCGCAGGTTTTTACTTGTTTTGAGTACTTTCACCATTATGAAGGTAAGTAGTTTAACGAGACACGACCGTCCGAAAGTGCTGATCGTGGACGACTCATCTTATGAACGAAATCGCAGTAAAAAGGTTGAACTGCTTGCTCGCTGTTTCGATCATTCTTCTCAAAAAATGCGTTATTACAAAGGATTTCGTATGCTTACACTCGGCTGGTCAGATGGTGCTACATTTTTGCCTATTGATTTTGCTTTATTAAGCTCTACGAATTCCCAAATCAATGGGATTGATAACCGAATCGATAAGCGTACATCCGGTTATAAGCGGCGTGTCGAAGCTTTACAAAAAGCGCCGGAAGTTATTCCCAATATGATTAAACGGGCACTTTCTCAAGGAATCGATGCCTCATACGTTTTAATGGATACATGGTTTACCCAACAGCCTTTGATCAAGTCCATTGTGGATCAAGGGTTGGATGTTATTGGAATGGTGAAGGATACAAAACAAAGATATCAAGTGAACGGTGAATGGGTGAGCCTAAAAAAACTATACCAAACAGCTAAACCATCACAACATCAAAAGGGTATTTTGCGCTCTATTCACACAACGATGGCAAATGGCGTACCTGTTAAAGTGGTATTTATCCGTAATCGTAATAAAAAGAGACAGTGGCTAGCTATTTTGAGTACAGACTGTACTTTATCGGATCAAGAAATCATTCGTATTTATGGGATACGTTGGGATATTGAAGTATTCTTCAAAACAGTCAAATCCTTATTGAAACTCCAAAAAGAGTTCCAAGGAAGATCTTATGATTCCATGATCAGCCATACCACTATTGTGTTTACAAGGTACATTGTTTTGTCTTGGCAAAACCGAGTAAGTACAGATTATCGAACATTAGGCGGCATTTTTTATGAACTTTGTGATGAAATCGATGAACTAGATTGGGCCTTTGCACTTCAACTACTCATTGAAATTCTTGAAGATGCACTTCAAAATGTAAATCAAAAGATTAAAAAATTCATCGAAAGTCAATTACGTAAATGGATTGTAGTTTTGCCTAATTATATCAAGGCTTATTTACCAAAATTGAGCTGCGAAAGTTGA
- a CDS encoding IS1380 family transposase: MHSVNEQTMHFNKSVKVNFEGGNLTSDAGWLLYKEFDEKIGLSQAITDHLNVNDPNRHHIHFNDDVIIQKIYQHIAGYHADDHADELRHEPVLTTILGKEVLASQPTISRLNQKLDKETMKQLQSVHSLMQKRVDIIQPKENIMMDLDSTNLAAYGEQHGSAFNTHYQAQGYHPLMMFDGLTGDCLKAELRAGHVYTSRQVVRFVGPEIKRYRKQSPWATLCIRGDSGFAIPALYQLAETHDVHYVIRLKANNVLKQKAQPFEDELWKQFDLNTTEAKVFYTSFDYQARAWDKPRRVVVKMEKPEGELFFTYTFIVTNMGLSPKNIVKLYANRGTMENFIKEAKNGFAFDQMSSPSFYSNATKLQLMVLAYNFNNWFRRLCLPRTMNKNRIDNIRLKLLKIAGKLVRSGRYLTFKLCSSCLYQKAYWQTLRTIHHLPRLG, from the coding sequence ATGCATAGTGTAAACGAGCAGACCATGCATTTCAACAAAAGTGTGAAAGTCAATTTTGAAGGTGGAAACCTGACCTCAGATGCCGGTTGGTTACTGTATAAAGAATTTGATGAAAAAATCGGGCTCAGTCAAGCGATCACGGATCACCTCAATGTGAATGATCCAAACCGTCATCACATCCATTTTAACGATGACGTCATCATCCAAAAGATCTATCAGCACATTGCCGGGTATCATGCGGATGATCATGCCGATGAATTACGTCATGAACCTGTGTTGACCACCATTTTGGGTAAAGAAGTCCTGGCTTCTCAACCGACCATTTCCCGGCTAAATCAGAAATTGGATAAGGAAACGATGAAGCAGTTGCAATCGGTCCATTCACTGATGCAAAAACGAGTCGATATCATCCAACCCAAGGAAAACATCATGATGGATCTGGACTCGACCAACTTGGCCGCCTATGGTGAACAGCATGGATCCGCCTTTAACACGCATTATCAAGCCCAGGGTTACCATCCCCTGATGATGTTTGATGGACTGACTGGAGATTGTCTCAAAGCAGAACTGCGCGCTGGTCATGTGTACACATCCCGGCAAGTCGTCCGCTTTGTCGGCCCTGAAATCAAGCGATATCGGAAGCAAAGTCCATGGGCAACGCTATGCATACGCGGGGACAGCGGTTTTGCCATCCCGGCTCTCTATCAATTGGCGGAAACACATGATGTCCACTATGTGATCCGTTTAAAAGCAAACAACGTGTTGAAACAAAAAGCACAGCCATTTGAAGATGAACTCTGGAAACAGTTTGATCTGAACACGACAGAAGCCAAGGTGTTTTACACATCATTTGACTACCAGGCACGTGCTTGGGATAAGCCGCGTCGTGTGGTGGTCAAGATGGAGAAACCGGAAGGTGAGCTTTTCTTCACCTACACCTTCATCGTGACCAACATGGGGCTCTCACCCAAAAACATCGTCAAGCTTTATGCGAACCGTGGCACGATGGAAAACTTTATCAAAGAAGCCAAGAACGGCTTTGCTTTCGATCAGATGAGCAGTCCATCGTTTTACAGCAACGCCACAAAGCTGCAACTCATGGTGCTCGCCTATAACTTCAACAACTGGTTTCGTCGACTGTGTCTACCTAGAACGATGAACAAAAATCGTATCGACAACATCCGTTTGAAGTTGCTTAAGATCGCGGGAAAGCTGGTTCGTTCAGGCAGATATCTGACATTTAAACTGTGCAGCAGTTGTCTGTATCAAAAGGCTTATTGGCAGACTTTACGAACCATCCATCACCTCCCACGGCTTGGTTGA
- a CDS encoding sulfite exporter TauE/SafE family protein codes for MIVGAGGGFIFVPALLILFNMTPQIAAGTGLVIVLLNSLFGTIGYVKQKRIDYKLGLVLTLGAVPGTFLGIQLSRMVSDGLFHVAFAVMLIALGMFLFIKNRPGRTVHGAQFETAAASEPLSRAFPASHKSFIGLLILGLVLGIISNFFGIGGGWLLVPILIYLFKVPPHQATATSLFSLSLYASMGVGLQIFYQHIDWMAVLWGGIGVMLGAQLGVLISNKLPGNVIIQMLSVLLIGVGLNLIVT; via the coding sequence GTGATCGTCGGCGCTGGCGGCGGATTTATTTTCGTTCCAGCACTGCTCATTCTCTTTAACATGACACCGCAAATAGCGGCAGGTACAGGATTGGTAATCGTGCTGTTAAATTCACTTTTCGGCACAATAGGGTATGTGAAACAGAAGAGAATCGACTATAAACTCGGCCTCGTTCTTACCTTAGGAGCTGTTCCCGGTACATTTCTCGGAATTCAGCTATCTCGAATGGTTTCTGATGGATTGTTTCACGTTGCGTTCGCGGTTATGTTGATTGCGCTTGGAATGTTTTTATTCATCAAAAACAGGCCTGGCCGCACAGTACACGGAGCTCAGTTTGAAACAGCCGCAGCGTCGGAACCACTTTCACGCGCGTTCCCGGCTTCTCATAAATCATTCATCGGATTATTAATTCTCGGGCTCGTATTAGGTATCATTTCCAACTTTTTTGGCATTGGAGGCGGATGGTTGCTAGTTCCTATCTTAATTTACTTGTTTAAAGTACCGCCACATCAGGCAACCGCGACTTCTCTCTTCTCACTCAGCTTATACGCCTCCATGGGTGTTGGGCTACAAATATTTTATCAACACATTGATTGGATGGCTGTCCTTTGGGGAGGCATTGGTGTCATGCTCGGAGCTCAACTAGGTGTATTAATCTCCAATAAGTTGCCTGGCAACGTCATTATCCAGATGCTATCCGTATTATTAATCGGTGTCGGCCTCAACCTCATCGTGACATAA
- a CDS encoding LysR family transcriptional regulator — MHINIRHLEIFCLVVEEGSISQAARRAYLSQPAVTRQIRQLEVHYGTPLFDRTDGKLAVTKAGKTLYQYAKTITTDFRNSEEAIRRLAGKIEPHLKIGASLTIGEYLLPEILGRFKRVNPHIKLSLKIGNTPAMLEALTMNHIHIALVEGVVEDNYFDVSKFAEDELILVCSSEHPWEKKQEIYLKELLHERMIWREEDSGTRKIIENVFKQHNMLDKIENYMELGSTQAIKAAVEANLGISILPKMSVEKELKSGTLHRVKIEQLRLKRDLWLVTKSSRFEYAELDKLIAFIQSYDRP, encoded by the coding sequence ATGCACATCAATATTCGTCATCTTGAAATATTCTGCCTTGTCGTTGAAGAGGGTAGCATCAGTCAGGCTGCCAGAAGGGCTTACCTCTCGCAACCCGCTGTCACACGGCAAATCAGACAACTGGAAGTCCATTACGGTACGCCGCTGTTTGATCGTACTGACGGAAAACTTGCAGTGACAAAGGCAGGAAAAACTCTTTATCAGTACGCAAAAACGATTACAACTGATTTCAGAAACTCAGAAGAAGCCATTCGACGCCTTGCAGGAAAAATAGAACCTCACCTAAAAATTGGGGCTTCTTTAACGATCGGTGAATATTTATTACCCGAAATACTTGGCCGGTTCAAACGAGTGAATCCTCATATAAAATTGTCCTTAAAGATTGGCAACACTCCCGCCATGTTAGAAGCGTTGACGATGAATCACATTCACATCGCCCTTGTCGAAGGTGTCGTTGAGGATAATTATTTTGATGTAAGTAAATTCGCTGAAGATGAGCTTATCCTCGTCTGCTCTTCCGAACATCCATGGGAGAAGAAACAGGAGATTTATTTAAAGGAACTGCTTCACGAACGAATGATTTGGCGTGAAGAAGATTCCGGGACACGAAAAATCATAGAAAATGTATTCAAACAGCACAATATGCTGGATAAAATAGAAAATTACATGGAGCTCGGTAGTACACAAGCTATTAAAGCGGCTGTTGAAGCGAACCTCGGCATTAGTATTTTACCGAAAATGTCTGTTGAGAAGGAATTAAAATCAGGCACCCTACACAGAGTAAAAATTGAACAATTAAGGCTTAAACGCGATTTGTGGCTGGTGACAAAATCGAGCCGCTTCGAATATGCGGAACTGGACAAGCTTATTGCATTCATACAAAGCTACGACAGGCCATAA